In Chryseobacterium camelliae, one DNA window encodes the following:
- the fumC gene encoding class II fumarate hydratase, with the protein MNYRIEKDTMGEVQVPADKFWGAQTERSRNNFKIGPEGSMPHEIIEAFAYLKKAAAFANTDLGVLPSEKRDMIARVCDEILEGKLNDQFPLVIWQTGSGTQSNMNVNEVISNRAHVNNGGTLGGKSEIHPNDDVNKSQSSNDTYPTAMHIAAYKKVVEKTIPAVEKLRDTLAEKSEAFKNIVKIGRTHLMDATPLTLGQEFSGYVAQLNFGIKALKNTLPHLSELALGGTAVGTGLNTPQGYDVKVAEYIAEFTGHPFITAENKFEALAAHDAIVESHGALKQLAVSLFKIAQDIRLLASGPRSGIGEIHIPENEPGSSIMPGKVNPTQNEAMTMVCAQVLGNDTSISFAGTQGNYELNVFKPVMAYNFLQSAQLIADACISFNDHCAVGIEPNEARIKELVDKSLMLVTALNTHIGYENAAKIAKTAHKNGTTLKEEAVNLGLLTAEQFDEWVRPEDMVGSLK; encoded by the coding sequence ATGAATTACAGAATAGAAAAAGACACCATGGGAGAAGTGCAGGTTCCTGCAGACAAATTCTGGGGAGCCCAGACAGAGCGTTCCAGAAACAACTTCAAAATCGGGCCGGAAGGATCGATGCCCCATGAAATCATTGAAGCTTTTGCTTACCTGAAAAAAGCAGCGGCCTTTGCTAATACTGACCTGGGTGTGCTTCCGTCAGAAAAAAGGGATATGATCGCCAGGGTTTGCGATGAGATCCTGGAAGGGAAACTAAACGACCAGTTCCCGCTGGTAATCTGGCAGACCGGATCCGGGACACAGTCCAATATGAATGTGAATGAAGTGATCTCTAACCGTGCACATGTAAACAACGGCGGAACCCTGGGGGGAAAATCTGAAATCCATCCGAATGACGATGTCAACAAGTCCCAGTCTTCCAATGACACCTATCCTACAGCAATGCATATTGCGGCATACAAAAAGGTGGTGGAAAAAACCATTCCTGCCGTTGAAAAGCTTAGAGATACCCTGGCTGAAAAATCGGAAGCTTTCAAAAATATTGTCAAGATCGGAAGGACGCATTTAATGGATGCCACACCGCTGACTTTAGGACAGGAATTTTCCGGGTATGTTGCCCAGCTGAATTTCGGAATCAAAGCATTAAAAAACACATTGCCGCACCTTTCCGAGCTGGCTCTGGGCGGAACTGCCGTAGGAACCGGACTGAATACACCTCAGGGCTATGATGTAAAAGTAGCCGAGTATATTGCAGAATTTACTGGACATCCCTTCATCACGGCTGAAAATAAATTTGAAGCCCTCGCTGCCCATGATGCCATTGTAGAATCGCACGGTGCCCTGAAACAGCTTGCCGTTTCATTATTCAAAATTGCACAGGATATCAGGCTGTTGGCTTCAGGACCGAGATCAGGGATCGGGGAAATCCATATTCCTGAAAATGAACCTGGGTCCTCCATCATGCCGGGGAAAGTAAACCCGACCCAGAATGAGGCGATGACGATGGTTTGTGCACAGGTTCTGGGGAACGACACATCCATTTCCTTTGCCGGAACACAGGGGAATTATGAATTGAATGTATTTAAGCCGGTAATGGCTTACAATTTCCTGCAGTCGGCACAGCTTATTGCTGATGCATGCATTTCATTCAATGATCACTGCGCGGTAGGTATCGAGCCTAATGAAGCAAGGATCAAAGAATTGGTTGATAAGTCTTTAATGCTGGTTACGGCTCTTAATACGCATATCGGCTATGAAAATGCCGCTAAGATTGCCAAAACGGCCCATAAAAACGGGACGACTTTAAAAGAAGAAGCTGTCAATCTCGGACTGCTGACTGCCGAACAGTTTGATGAATGGGTAAGACCTGAAGATATGGTAGGAAGCCTTAAATAA
- a CDS encoding outer membrane beta-barrel protein, whose amino-acid sequence MIRKLIITGMVCLATASAYGQRALKISLQPKEDTEVSPIVKEKMEDYAMKINNIIQEEKKLMEAELISLQEQGLGKAEFDEEKTKVADRYSEKIDQRIHDLGFDLDQVIQKQVRFSLLNSDVTSNEEMKAQLLKKFRPTKEISPYFTTGVLTLTNNLPDNDLDMNMKRGRDLELGVRFNYQFGRTSPWGLVVGLGFSWRTIRLDNDMRFTKNSNADVFLTKYDGTLDKSKLRTGYIMIPLGFQYNFSKLKNAGMDVQYRPYAEGFRITANAYGGIKMSSNNIIKSDIGELRSRGDYQVNPFVYGAQLTLSYDDFSIFVKKDFSNFFKDGYFENDKAPGIWNSSRFINFSAHLTAIQQRIYYNPMPYSLTYL is encoded by the coding sequence ATGATCAGGAAATTAATCATTACAGGAATGGTATGCCTTGCCACGGCTTCAGCATATGGTCAGAGAGCTCTTAAAATTAGCCTTCAGCCTAAGGAAGATACAGAGGTGAGCCCCATTGTCAAAGAAAAGATGGAAGACTATGCCATGAAAATCAACAACATCATCCAGGAAGAAAAAAAATTAATGGAAGCCGAATTAATCAGCCTCCAGGAACAAGGACTCGGGAAAGCTGAATTTGATGAGGAAAAAACGAAAGTGGCCGACCGGTATTCCGAGAAGATCGACCAGCGGATTCATGATCTTGGATTTGACCTCGATCAGGTGATCCAGAAACAGGTAAGGTTCTCACTCCTGAATTCAGATGTTACTTCCAATGAGGAAATGAAAGCGCAGCTGCTGAAAAAGTTCCGCCCTACCAAAGAAATATCCCCATACTTCACTACAGGGGTGCTGACCCTTACCAATAATCTTCCGGATAATGACCTTGACATGAATATGAAACGGGGGAGAGACTTGGAGCTGGGGGTTAGGTTTAATTATCAGTTCGGCAGAACCAGCCCATGGGGATTGGTTGTTGGTCTTGGTTTTTCCTGGAGAACCATCCGGCTGGATAATGACATGCGTTTTACCAAAAACAGCAACGCCGATGTTTTCCTGACCAAATATGATGGTACGCTGGACAAGAGTAAGCTGAGGACAGGATATATTATGATTCCGCTGGGATTCCAGTATAATTTTTCCAAACTGAAAAATGCCGGAATGGATGTCCAATACAGGCCTTATGCCGAGGGATTCAGGATTACAGCCAACGCTTACGGAGGCATAAAGATGTCCAGCAATAACATTATCAAAAGTGATATCGGGGAGTTGAGAAGCCGGGGGGATTATCAGGTGAATCCATTTGTCTACGGGGCACAGCTGACATTATCATATGACGATTTCAGCATCTTCGTTAAGAAAGATTTCAGCAATTTTTTCAAGGACGGATATTTTGAAAACGATAAAGCCCCTGGTATTTGGAATAGCAGTCGGTTTATAAACTTCTCAGCTCATTTAACAGCGATACAACAGAGGATTTATTATAATCCGATGCCATATTCTCTAACATACCTATAG